From Psychrobacillus sp. FSL K6-2836, a single genomic window includes:
- a CDS encoding glucosyltransferase domain-containing protein: protein MPEQIFEKFKQWLRPEWKSAFMASIVIGFLIHLYAFVNYLPNHDGLINIHNTQLKFQLGRFFLGPFSGISSYFDLPFVIGVLSILYLAVTVVLIVEILKLRKTLSIWLTAGLVVSFPTIASTFSYMFTADGYMMGFLLAALAILVTQKFRYGFIAGAFIFYLSVGIYQANLPLALTLIALVWLQDLLYGNKKMKVILSKWISYVLTIGVGMILYAITFKIYQTYFAGEISDYQGLSEIGAGSLSLSSAFVAIKNSMVAFFFGGFQADTAMTFLDVLNVFLVVVTIAGFIWALRKRPIVHIILAVGIFVMMPVLSYCMYFVSPGVEYHMLMVMGLVSFYVLPILFYDRMVREKGFGQGVAWATVIVLGLTVFNFGLIANISYFNTTLKYEKSISYANRVLDRIEQTAGYENVTKLAIFGTYYLKSELGSSTIPDRLPSMTGVIGETMLAQPYHYQYLFANEFGESFHLASPEEKQTIQETEWFAGMPTWPHPASVRVEGDIIVIKLNK from the coding sequence ATGCCAGAACAAATTTTTGAGAAATTCAAGCAGTGGCTTCGCCCAGAGTGGAAGTCTGCATTTATGGCCAGTATTGTTATTGGCTTTTTGATTCATCTATACGCATTTGTCAATTATTTACCTAATCATGATGGACTTATTAATATTCATAATACGCAATTGAAATTTCAATTAGGGCGTTTTTTCCTCGGTCCCTTTAGTGGAATTAGCTCCTATTTTGATCTGCCGTTTGTTATCGGTGTATTGTCTATCCTATATTTAGCGGTAACAGTCGTGCTGATTGTAGAGATTTTAAAGCTTCGGAAAACCTTGTCCATTTGGTTAACAGCTGGTTTGGTTGTAAGCTTTCCAACGATTGCTTCGACGTTTTCTTATATGTTCACTGCTGATGGGTATATGATGGGCTTTTTACTTGCTGCCCTAGCTATTCTAGTGACACAGAAGTTTAGATATGGCTTTATAGCAGGAGCTTTCATCTTCTATTTGTCGGTCGGAATTTATCAGGCCAATCTTCCACTTGCACTAACTTTAATCGCGTTAGTATGGTTACAGGATCTTTTATATGGGAATAAAAAGATGAAAGTAATTCTTAGTAAGTGGATTAGCTATGTATTAACGATTGGTGTCGGTATGATTCTTTATGCAATTACATTTAAAATCTATCAAACCTACTTTGCAGGAGAGATTTCCGATTATCAGGGTTTAAGTGAAATTGGGGCCGGATCCTTGAGCCTGTCATCGGCTTTTGTAGCTATAAAGAATTCCATGGTGGCCTTTTTCTTTGGAGGTTTCCAGGCAGATACAGCAATGACTTTCTTGGATGTATTGAATGTCTTCTTAGTAGTTGTAACTATTGCCGGTTTTATATGGGCATTACGTAAACGACCAATTGTGCATATTATACTTGCTGTTGGCATTTTCGTTATGATGCCAGTGCTTTCTTATTGTATGTATTTCGTCTCGCCTGGTGTGGAATATCACATGCTGATGGTGATGGGACTTGTTAGTTTTTATGTGCTCCCGATTTTATTTTACGATCGAATGGTTCGTGAAAAAGGATTTGGACAAGGGGTAGCTTGGGCTACTGTTATCGTACTTGGGTTGACCGTGTTTAACTTTGGACTAATCGCGAATATTTCTTATTTTAATACGACACTGAAGTATGAGAAATCCATTTCCTACGCTAATCGAGTGTTGGACCGTATAGAACAAACTGCTGGTTATGAAAACGTAACGAAGCTTGCGATATTTGGAACATATTATTTGAAATCTGAGTTGGGCTCTTCGACAATACCCGATAGACTTCCATCAATGACGGGTGTTATTGGCGAAACTATGCTTGCTCAGCCTTATCATTATCAGTATTTATTTGCCAATGAGTTTGGTGAATCGTTCCACTTAGCGAGTCCAGAGGAGAAACAGACTATTCAAGAGACCGAATGGTTTGCTGGCATGCCTACTTGGCCGCATCCCGCTTCGGTTCGAGTCGAAGGTGATATTATAGTGATAAAGTTAAATAAATAA
- the galU gene encoding UTP--glucose-1-phosphate uridylyltransferase GalU, with product MGTIKKAIIPAAGLGTRFLPATKAMPKEMLPIVDKPTIQYIVEEAIASGIEDIIIVTGKHKRAIEDHFDNAYELEANLLEHEKFDLLNKVQAPSTVDIHYIRQKEPLGLGHAIWCARKFIGDEPFAVLLGDDIVSSEVPCLAQLINHFDEVQSSVIGVQKVPLEDVHRYGIIDPINADDRLMRVRQFVEKPKQADAPSQFGIVGRYILTPAIFSLLEDQKIGAGGEIQLTDAIERLNRSEPVYAYNFEGKRYDIGEQLGFIDTTIAFALERPDLRQGVEDILKKYVKSLVSH from the coding sequence ATGGGTACTATAAAAAAAGCAATTATTCCAGCGGCAGGTCTAGGCACACGGTTCCTTCCTGCCACAAAGGCGATGCCGAAAGAAATGCTTCCAATAGTAGATAAGCCAACCATTCAATATATAGTAGAAGAAGCAATTGCATCAGGTATTGAAGATATTATTATCGTAACGGGAAAGCATAAACGCGCCATCGAGGATCACTTTGACAACGCATATGAGCTAGAAGCAAACTTGTTGGAGCATGAAAAATTCGACCTGTTAAATAAAGTACAAGCTCCATCCACTGTGGATATCCATTATATTCGTCAAAAAGAACCGCTGGGGCTAGGACATGCCATATGGTGTGCACGTAAATTTATAGGCGATGAACCATTTGCAGTGTTACTGGGAGATGATATCGTGTCCAGTGAAGTGCCTTGTCTTGCCCAGCTGATCAACCATTTTGATGAAGTACAAAGTAGTGTTATCGGTGTGCAAAAAGTGCCTTTAGAGGATGTTCATCGATACGGTATTATAGACCCGATCAATGCAGACGACCGTTTGATGAGGGTTCGTCAATTTGTGGAGAAGCCTAAACAAGCGGACGCACCTTCCCAATTTGGAATTGTCGGCAGATATATTTTAACACCAGCTATTTTCTCTCTATTAGAAGACCAGAAAATAGGAGCTGGTGGAGAAATTCAATTGACCGATGCTATTGAGCGATTGAATAGAAGTGAACCAGTGTATGCCTATAACTTTGAAGGTAAACGCTATGATATTGGTGAACAACTTGGTTTCATCGATACGACTATTGCTTTTGCTTTAGAAAGACCAGATTTGCGTCAAGGTGTAGAGGATATTTTGAAGAAATATGTGAAATCACTAGTGTCTCATTAA
- a CDS encoding S-layer homology domain-containing protein, with translation MKYIITFILVLSFGWMTATQEAAAETNPQKIGILYHGQSDTYTKIKKWSLTSDKADKLYHLYESQGFQVSKITETELKSLSELRKYDAIVFPYTVMMNVKERENVKLYIQDGGGAIFAFGTARNESAHMDTVLKNDRTPLIYDTLTWIWEWDNLTEVFASRFIDDVQLTNFTVKNTSNKHPILTNTYKELGKISLSFTNTRPAGDWVEVIEPWNKAISPLLTYTNYSATDKPNTVKKGSTGAAYAVEYGKGRMVYSGFKMYDHITGGNLKSWDKTTGDQDGQVFLKHSLNWVTEPHTTEVKRTYNVSLTQSNVSAYQRANDFVVYSTVTAENKGNVPARGTVHIEVLDSNEKTIATSQKIYIPGLSPDKSSYRIRNEKFQLSLPKKLANGTYTIRAIFTEGRKDQTGIAEQIPVVASTKTFKKTSASNYAIIGEVPFFPDVSKSNAAYQDMLSLYKLGVIKGSKGKFYPTGTLSRVQATEMILRSLGINASASATMNVSDMKKGDYGYAVLATGIRYGIIEPQNGKINAFQPMKRDVMAKAIVNGFKLQGITEHKFKDISPTHPYYKEINTLYTRGITTGFTIDNTYRPNNTVTRQQFASFINRALH, from the coding sequence ATGAAATATATCATTACATTCATACTTGTCCTTTCATTCGGATGGATGACAGCTACACAGGAAGCTGCTGCAGAAACAAATCCACAGAAGATAGGAATTCTGTATCACGGACAAAGCGATACATATACAAAAATTAAAAAATGGAGTCTCACAAGTGATAAGGCAGATAAACTCTATCATCTGTACGAATCTCAGGGATTCCAAGTTTCTAAAATTACGGAAACGGAGTTAAAGAGTTTAAGTGAGTTACGTAAATATGATGCGATAGTATTCCCATATACGGTCATGATGAATGTAAAAGAGCGTGAAAACGTGAAATTATATATACAAGATGGTGGAGGAGCTATCTTCGCATTTGGAACTGCCCGTAACGAGTCCGCTCATATGGACACCGTCCTAAAAAATGATCGAACACCTCTTATCTACGACACATTGACCTGGATATGGGAATGGGATAATCTAACTGAAGTTTTTGCTTCCCGTTTTATAGATGATGTCCAGTTAACGAATTTTACAGTTAAAAATACTTCAAACAAACATCCTATTTTAACAAACACATATAAAGAACTTGGTAAAATCAGTCTATCCTTTACTAATACAAGACCAGCTGGGGATTGGGTTGAAGTAATTGAACCATGGAACAAAGCCATTTCACCACTACTAACATATACAAATTACTCAGCAACTGACAAACCTAATACTGTTAAAAAAGGATCAACAGGAGCTGCATATGCAGTAGAATATGGCAAAGGTAGAATGGTATATAGCGGATTTAAAATGTATGACCACATAACAGGTGGAAATTTAAAGAGCTGGGATAAGACAACCGGGGACCAGGATGGACAAGTATTCTTAAAACATTCCCTAAACTGGGTTACAGAGCCACATACAACCGAAGTAAAACGAACGTATAATGTCTCCCTTACGCAAAGTAATGTCTCAGCGTATCAAAGAGCAAATGATTTTGTTGTGTACAGTACAGTTACTGCCGAAAATAAAGGCAATGTTCCAGCACGGGGTACAGTCCATATCGAAGTTCTAGATTCGAATGAAAAAACAATCGCTACTAGCCAAAAAATATATATACCTGGACTATCTCCTGACAAATCTAGTTATAGAATACGCAATGAAAAGTTCCAGCTTTCATTGCCTAAAAAGCTAGCGAATGGAACGTATACAATTAGAGCAATATTCACAGAAGGTAGAAAGGATCAAACTGGTATTGCCGAGCAGATTCCCGTCGTAGCCTCAACTAAGACATTTAAGAAGACGTCTGCTTCCAACTATGCCATCATCGGAGAGGTGCCATTCTTTCCAGATGTCAGTAAGTCAAATGCAGCCTATCAAGATATGTTATCTCTTTATAAACTAGGAGTTATTAAAGGATCCAAAGGTAAATTCTATCCAACTGGAACACTCTCGCGTGTACAAGCAACGGAGATGATTTTACGATCACTAGGAATTAATGCATCAGCGTCAGCTACAATGAACGTCTCCGATATGAAAAAAGGAGACTATGGCTACGCAGTACTTGCAACCGGAATCCGATATGGCATAATTGAACCACAAAATGGAAAAATCAATGCCTTCCAACCGATGAAACGCGACGTCATGGCAAAAGCAATCGTAAATGGATTTAAGCTGCAAGGCATTACCGAACATAAATTTAAAGATATCAGCCCAACCCATCCATACTATAAAGAAATTAATACACTATATACCCGAGGAATCACGACTGGTTTCACGATAGATAATACGTATCGTCCAAATAACACCGTAACCAGACAACAATTCGCATCCTTTATCAACCGAGCACTACACTAA